A genomic region of Alkalispirochaeta americana contains the following coding sequences:
- a CDS encoding GAF domain-containing protein yields the protein MESSLSRPCSSDRVSAVLEKVLKAHQELLSESLPEGAIGEALGRVGEAAHVDRVYVFQNHTSPEGVVCTSHRFEWAASGVSREIDNETLQDLPLRESGYGRWLDLFLENKPVFGNICDFPAPERPILEEQKIKSLLILPIFAEGKLWGFVGFDDCTDQREWSATEIDLLFSLTIVLDRVFSGATLLASESATMELIAFIGRMREIHVTMFSSFSEQELAERTCARISSLVQAYRFFSTRPPAPQVEVKDLFGAIQPFFETLRDESVALGVPLPPLELEIEAFCLPLARALDLVLTVTEVLAILGRSREIDGASLTLSIALTDNHHQGELAVSARNEPPSGSSHTFAPDGMAFLMLRPLRERLRAVEAPRKCPGQVFRLIFPV from the coding sequence GTGGAATCTTCACTATCTCGTCCCTGCTCCAGCGACAGGGTGAGCGCTGTTTTGGAAAAAGTTCTGAAAGCCCATCAGGAACTCTTGTCGGAGTCCCTGCCCGAGGGGGCAATCGGCGAAGCTCTGGGAAGAGTGGGCGAAGCCGCTCACGTGGACCGGGTCTACGTGTTCCAGAATCACACCTCCCCGGAGGGCGTTGTCTGTACGTCCCATCGCTTTGAGTGGGCAGCATCGGGGGTCTCCCGCGAGATCGACAACGAGACACTCCAGGATCTGCCCCTGCGGGAATCCGGCTACGGCCGCTGGCTTGATCTGTTTCTTGAAAACAAGCCCGTCTTCGGAAATATCTGCGATTTTCCCGCTCCCGAGCGTCCCATTCTGGAGGAGCAGAAGATCAAATCGCTCCTCATTCTTCCTATCTTTGCCGAGGGAAAACTCTGGGGGTTTGTGGGTTTCGATGACTGCACCGACCAGCGGGAATGGTCTGCGACGGAGATAGATCTTCTTTTTTCACTTACCATCGTCCTGGACAGAGTCTTTTCCGGAGCAACACTGCTCGCTTCCGAATCAGCGACGATGGAGCTGATCGCCTTTATCGGACGCATGCGGGAGATCCACGTCACCATGTTCTCCAGCTTTTCCGAGCAGGAACTGGCCGAGCGCACCTGCGCACGAATCAGTTCGCTGGTTCAAGCCTACCGTTTCTTCAGCACCCGCCCCCCGGCCCCCCAGGTGGAGGTGAAGGATCTCTTTGGAGCGATACAACCCTTTTTTGAGACCCTTCGCGACGAGAGTGTCGCCCTGGGAGTTCCCCTGCCGCCTCTGGAGCTGGAGATCGAGGCCTTTTGCCTTCCCTTGGCCCGGGCCCTGGATCTGGTCCTTACGGTAACAGAGGTCCTGGCCATCCTGGGGCGATCGAGGGAGATCGACGGGGCAAGCCTGACCCTGAGCATCGCCCTCACGGACAACCATCACCAGGGAGAACTTGCCGTGTCTGCCCGCAACGAGCCCCCCTCCGGCTCTTCCCACACCTTTGCCCCCGACGGAATGGCCTTCCTTATGCTCCGCCCCCTGCGGGAGCGGCTTAGGGCGGTGGAAGCCCCCCGGAAGTGTCCCGGGCAGGTTTTCAGGCTGATTTTCCCGGTGTAG